The following are encoded in a window of Pristis pectinata isolate sPriPec2 chromosome 1, sPriPec2.1.pri, whole genome shotgun sequence genomic DNA:
- the LOC127572566 gene encoding tumor necrosis factor alpha-induced protein 2-like, with amino-acid sequence MLVSTMKKFKNRIVGDKKASILEADCSGISPEPNVKKHNKLRAIFSPFSHKKEKTFDSTDNIVDIVEINGKIWDSIKVLSEKDIKELIEQKQYFKADCHLIKLEHEQYANDTTETDEDLIKEKKKGIESLYELLSAEIFTVVKNSMNISKEDPDLLKMAVQVKIQEEKADQTYLQEKEKSGGIAEVRPREWESKWLSILEQSVNERLGELPSVSDVDKDKWVIECLVQHHKKLEKDFDTIVNCIVPCYPQEYNICEKYVEYYHKKSSSHMELIVESGLKGKEVYAFLHWIYSCYPKLMSTITQWEDTSQELANTLLPERMISHLKSEYFSALQSDAKLHMDKSLHIEEKNWKSEEEPIVLNGYYHSELPIDIIQIIEGAIQNARTLSNEMADRALDIMLEETNSFLESFQRSAENFEKLNLNQTNFISIIILITNCCEVIRNYIDTNEKITNAEVKEKVLSILNEMEKKRKDILLKTLFCKLKPHCKKLVTEKWLKSSDPMNKMLEILEEDLAKLAKLKAPLYQNILREIHKQLVTEYIIRIMKKRLNCKTVDQQKKVADQIENEAIQLQKLFTFYRSEATYLESALLKIAEIIRLKDIEAITMEVAALFQDFPDVQKQHVGAILHIKGNMKKSDEKEILNILNTPMNNADTSVDLKLFTSSSVLKAL; translated from the exons ATGCTGGTTTCAACGATGAAGAAATTTAAGAATCGCATAG TGGGAGACAAGAAAGCCAGCATACTGGAAGCTGACTGTTCGGGAATAAGCCCTGAACCAAATGTGAAGAAACACAATAAGTTAAGGGCCATTTTCTCACCATTTTCTCACAAGAAGGAAAAAACATTTGATTCAACAGACAACATTGTGGATATTGTAGAAATCAATGGCAAAATTTGGGATTCTATAAAAGTACTATCAG AAAAAGACATCAAAGAACTTATTGAACAAAAGCAATATTTTAAGGCTGACTGCCACCTCATCAAATTGGAACATGAGCAGTATGCTAATGACACAACAGAGACTGATGAAGATCTCatcaaagagaaaaagaaaggaattgaATCACTGTATGAACTGCTGAGTGCTGAAATTTTCACAGTGGTGAAAAACTCAATGAACATTTCCAAGGAAGATCCAGATCTGTTGAAAATGGCAGTACAAGTGAAAATCCAAGAAGAAAAAGCAGATCAGACATATCTACAGGAAAAAGAGAAATCTGGAGGCATTGCAGAGGTTAGGCCAAGAGAATGGGAATCTAAATGGCTGAGTATTTTAGAGCAATCTGTGAATGAAAGATTAGGTGAACTACCCAGTGTTTCTGATGTTGACAAAGACAAATGGGTCATTGAATGTTTAGTGCAGCATCACAAAAAACTGGAAAAGGACTTTGACACCATTGTGAACTGCATCGTGCCATGTTATCCACAAGAGTACAACATATGTGAAAAGTACGTGGAATATTATCATAAGAAAAGTTCCTCCCACATGGAATTAATTGTAGAGAGTGGACTAAAAGGGAAAGAAGTTTATGCCTTTCTGCACTGGATTTACTCTTGTTATCCAAA ACTTATGAGTACCATCACACAATGGGAAGATACAAGTCAGGAACTGGCAAACACCTTGCTCCCAGAAAGGATGATCAGTCATTTGAAAAGTGAATACTTTTCTGCTTTACAG tCAGATGCTAAATTGCACATGGATAAGAGTCTCCATATAGAAGAGAAaaattggaaaagtgaggaagAGCCTATTGTGCTGAATGGATATTACCACAGTGAGCTACCTATCGACATAATCCAG ATAATTGAGGGGGCAATCCAGAATGCCAGAACTCTTTCTAATGAGATGGCTGACAGAGCACTAGACATCATGCTAGAGGAAACAAATTCCTTCCTGGAAAG CTTCCAGCGATCGGCAGAGAACTTTGAAAAATTGAATTTGAACCAAAcaaattttatttccattataaTTTTAATCACCAACTGCTGTGAAGTTATCAG GAATTATATTGATACAAATGAGAAAATCACAAATGCAGAAGTGAAGGAGAAAGTTCTATCAATTTTGAACGAAATGGAAAAGAAGAGAAAAGACATTTTATTAAAGACCTTGTTTTGTAAATTAAAG CCTCACTGTAAAAAACTGGTGACAGAAAAATGGCTCAAGTCCTCAGATCCCATgaacaaaatgcttgaaatattggAGGAGGATCTTGCAAAATTAGCGAAATTAAAAGCACCCTTGTATCAG AATATATTGAGGGAAATCCATAAGCAGCTCGTTACAGAATACATTATAAGAATTATGAAGAAAAGGCTAAATTGCAAAACAGTAGATCAGCAGAAAAAAGTGGCAGACCAAATAGAGAATGAAGCTATCCAGTTACAGAAACTCTTCACTTTTTAC AGATCTGAAGCTACGTATCTAGAGTCTGCACTCCTTAAAATAGCTGAAATCATCAGGCTTAAAGACATTGAAGCTATTACAATGGAAG